The proteins below are encoded in one region of Helicoverpa zea isolate HzStark_Cry1AcR chromosome 21, ilHelZeax1.1, whole genome shotgun sequence:
- the LOC124641010 gene encoding septin-interacting protein 1 isoform X2, giving the protein MSDDEVMRFEITDYDLDNEFNPNRNRRAKKEHQIYGVWAKDSDEDDNEDNIRQRSRKPKDFSAPIGFVAGGVQQAGKKKEESKEIESSEAGTSRPKFADSSDEEEQNAPDASETAGIRRQGQGMRPVNLGGNVGTWEKHTKGIGAKLLLKMGYQPGMGLGKDLQGISAPVEATVRRGRGAIGAYGPEKAAQKAKKEEELRKLKEKEEEKGTKEKTYNWKKSHKGRYFYRDAADVIQEGKPTMHTITSNELSRVPVIDMTGKEKRVLSGYHALRAAAPRFEHEPRRKCHYFAAPQLAHNLQLMVECCEQDIIQNARELQTAEDEIVVIERDLEDCNIKLQEQDKVINKVEDILQRVEMLNKPDVSLETAHDVLAELKESYPLEYEMFGLGTIAGNIVSPLLSSMIAAWDPLQVPDEPIPTFLKWRKLLTEEAYNSLLWQHYIPQLTAAAESWNPRSPTKMLQAVTLWQPACPGWVSGAGVARAVLPRLLAAVRAWDPTHDTLPLHTWVLPWHDIAGEALASSVYPLIRSRLAAALSAWHPADSSARGVLGAWAAAWGPALGALLHQHIVPKLDHCLQHAPLELVGRENTAWLWCVEWLELLGASTVAALAARALLPRWLAALAAWLNTNPPHATVLNSYTDFKKMFPEEVLKEPAVRDAFRKALDMMNRSADLESVEPPPPPRFTMPEPKETSRIADVIASATQAKSFSELLETRCIEKGITFVPIAGKTREGRPLYKIGELQCYVIRNVIMYSNDSGRTFSPISMDKLLSMVED; this is encoded by the exons ATGTCGGACGACGAAGTAATGCGTTTCGAGATTACCGATTATGATTTAGATAATGAATTTAATCCGAATAGAAACAGGAGGGCCAAAAAGGAACATCAGATATACG GTGTATGGGCCAAAGACAGTGATGAGGATGATAATGAAGACAATATTAGGCAAAGATCTCGCAAGCCTAAAGACTTCTCAGCACCCATTGGCTTTGTGGCCGGAGGAGTACAACAGGCTGGAAAGAAAAAGGAAGAAAGTAAAG AAATAGAATCATCAGAAGCTGGGACATCGCGCCCCAAGTTTGCAGACAGCTCTGATGAAGAGGAACAGAATGCCCCGGATGCCAGTGAGACGGCTGGCATCAGGAGACAGGGGCAAGGCATGCGGCCGGTCAACCTCGGTGGCAATGTGGGCACTTGGGAGAAACACACCAAGGGTATTGGTGCCAAGCTGTTGTTGAAG ATGGGTTACCAACCGGGCATGGGTTTGGGTAAAGATCTGCAGGGTATCTCAGCACCAGTCGAGGCTACTGTCAGAAGAGGAAGGGGTGCTATCGGGGCTTATGGACCTGAGAAAGCAGCA CAAAAAGCCAAAAAAGAAGAAGAGCTGCGCAAACTGAAAGAGAAAGAAGAAGAGAAAGGCACTAAAGAGAAGACTTATAACTGGAAGAAGTCGCACAAGGGGCGCTACTTCTACCGCGACGCCGCCGACGTCATACAAGAGGGTAAACCCACGATGCATACTATTACCAG CAACGAGCTGTCCCGGGTACCCGTGATCGACATGACGGGCAAGGAGAAGCGCGTGCTGAGCGGCTACCACGCGCTGCGGGCGGCGGCGCCGCGCTTCGAGCACGAGCCGCGACGCAAGTGCCACTACTTCGCCGCGCCACAGCTCGCGCATAATCTGCAGCTCATGGTGGAGTGTTGTGAGCAG GACATAATCCAAAACGCCCGTGAGCTTCAAACAGCGGAAGACGAGATAGTAGTCATAGAGCGAGACTTAGAAGACTGCAACATTAAGCTGCAGGAACAAGATAAAGTTATCAATAAGGTTGAGGACATTCTGCAGCGAGTCGAGATGTTGAACAAACCTGATGTGTCGTTAGAGACTGCGCATGATGTGCTTGCTGAGTTGAAG GAATCCTACCCCCTAGAATACGAGATGTTCGGCCTAGGCACAATTGCTGGCAACATCGTGAGTCCCTTACTCAGTTCGATGATAGCAGCCTGGGATCCGTTGCAAGTACCTGATGAACCCATACCCACCTTCCTGAAGTGGAGGAAACTGCTGACTGAAGAGGCGTATAATAGTTTGTTGTGGCAACATTATATACCGCAGTTGACGGCTGCTGCTGA ATCATGGAACCCCCGCTCCCCAACCAAGATGCTTCAGGCAGTGACTCTGTGGCAGCCGGCCTGCCCGGGCTGGGTGTCGGGCGCCGGCGTGGCCCGCGCCGTGCTGCCGCGCCTGCTGGCCGCCGTCCGCGCCTGGGACCCCACCCACGACACCCTGCCGCTGCACACCTGGGTGCTGCCCTGGCATGACATCGCAG GTGAAGCACTAGCCAGTTCAGTGTACCCCCTCATCCGGTCCCGCCTCGCCGCGGCACTGTCAGCGTGGCACCCCGCGGACTCGTCAGCGCGCGGGGTGCTGGGCGCGTGGGCCGCCGCGTGGGGCCCGGCGCTGGGGGCCCTGCTGCACCAGCACATCGTGCCCAAGCTAGACCACTGTTTGCAGCACGCGCCGCTCGAGCTCGTCGGCAGAGAGAACA CGGCGTGGCTGTGGTGCGTGGAGTGGCTGGAGCTGCTGGGCGCGAGCACGgtggcggcgctggcggcgcgggcgctgctGCCGCGCTGgctggcggcgctggcggccTGGCTCAACACCAACCCGCCACACGCTACCGTGCTCAACTCTTATACTGATTTTAAG AAAATGTTTCCCGAAGAAGTGCTAAAAGAACCAGCGGTGCGTGACGCCTTCCGCAAAGCATTGGACATGATGAACCGAAGCGCTGACTTAGAGTCCGTCGAACCACCTCCTCCGCCCCGCTTCACTATGCCCGAGCCTAAGGAAACTTCTAGAATCGCTGACGTCATTGCCTCAGCAACCCAAGCGAAATCCTTCTCAGAACTACTCGAAACGAGGTGCATCGAAAAAGGCATTACCTTCGTACCTATTGCCGGTAAAACCAGGGAAGGAAGACCGTTGTACAAGATAGGAGAATTGCAGTGTTATGTAATAAGAAATGTGATCATGTATTCTAATGATAGTGGCAGGACTTTCAGCCCCATTAGCATGGATAAACTTCTAAGTATGGTCGAAGATTAA
- the LOC124641010 gene encoding septin-interacting protein 1 isoform X1: MSDDEVMRFEITDYDLDNEFNPNRNRRAKKEHQIYGVWAKDSDEDDNEDNIRQRSRKPKDFSAPIGFVAGGVQQAGKKKEESKEIESSEAGTSRPKFADSSDEEEQNAPDASETAGIRRQGQGMRPVNLGGNVGTWEKHTKGIGAKLLLKMGYQPGMGLGKDLQGISAPVEATVRRGRGAIGAYGPEKAAQKAKKEEELRKLKEKEEEKGTKEKTYNWKKSHKGRYFYRDAADVIQEGKPTMHTITSNELSRVPVIDMTGKEKRVLSGYHALRAAAPRFEHEPRRKCHYFAAPQLAHNLQLMVECCEQDIIQNARELQTAEDEIVVIERDLEDCNIKLQEQDKVINKVEDILQRVEMLNKPDVSLETAHDVLAELKESYPLEYEMFGLGTIAGNIVSPLLSSMIAAWDPLQVPDEPIPTFLKWRKLLTEEAYNSLLWQHYIPQLTAAAESWNPRSPTKMLQAVTLWQPACPGWVSGAGVARAVLPRLLAAVRAWDPTHDTLPLHTWVLPWHDIAGITVELSAAVRAWDPTHDTLPLHTWVLPWHDIAGITVELSAAVRAWDPTHDTLPLHTWVLPWHDIAGITVELSAAVRAWDPTHDTLPLHTWVLPWHDIAGEALASSVYPLIRSRLAAALSAWHPADSSARGVLGAWAAAWGPALGALLHQHIVPKLDHCLQHAPLELVGRENTAWLWCVEWLELLGASTVAALAARALLPRWLAALAAWLNTNPPHATVLNSYTDFKKMFPEEVLKEPAVRDAFRKALDMMNRSADLESVEPPPPPRFTMPEPKETSRIADVIASATQAKSFSELLETRCIEKGITFVPIAGKTREGRPLYKIGELQCYVIRNVIMYSNDSGRTFSPISMDKLLSMVED, encoded by the exons ATGTCGGACGACGAAGTAATGCGTTTCGAGATTACCGATTATGATTTAGATAATGAATTTAATCCGAATAGAAACAGGAGGGCCAAAAAGGAACATCAGATATACG GTGTATGGGCCAAAGACAGTGATGAGGATGATAATGAAGACAATATTAGGCAAAGATCTCGCAAGCCTAAAGACTTCTCAGCACCCATTGGCTTTGTGGCCGGAGGAGTACAACAGGCTGGAAAGAAAAAGGAAGAAAGTAAAG AAATAGAATCATCAGAAGCTGGGACATCGCGCCCCAAGTTTGCAGACAGCTCTGATGAAGAGGAACAGAATGCCCCGGATGCCAGTGAGACGGCTGGCATCAGGAGACAGGGGCAAGGCATGCGGCCGGTCAACCTCGGTGGCAATGTGGGCACTTGGGAGAAACACACCAAGGGTATTGGTGCCAAGCTGTTGTTGAAG ATGGGTTACCAACCGGGCATGGGTTTGGGTAAAGATCTGCAGGGTATCTCAGCACCAGTCGAGGCTACTGTCAGAAGAGGAAGGGGTGCTATCGGGGCTTATGGACCTGAGAAAGCAGCA CAAAAAGCCAAAAAAGAAGAAGAGCTGCGCAAACTGAAAGAGAAAGAAGAAGAGAAAGGCACTAAAGAGAAGACTTATAACTGGAAGAAGTCGCACAAGGGGCGCTACTTCTACCGCGACGCCGCCGACGTCATACAAGAGGGTAAACCCACGATGCATACTATTACCAG CAACGAGCTGTCCCGGGTACCCGTGATCGACATGACGGGCAAGGAGAAGCGCGTGCTGAGCGGCTACCACGCGCTGCGGGCGGCGGCGCCGCGCTTCGAGCACGAGCCGCGACGCAAGTGCCACTACTTCGCCGCGCCACAGCTCGCGCATAATCTGCAGCTCATGGTGGAGTGTTGTGAGCAG GACATAATCCAAAACGCCCGTGAGCTTCAAACAGCGGAAGACGAGATAGTAGTCATAGAGCGAGACTTAGAAGACTGCAACATTAAGCTGCAGGAACAAGATAAAGTTATCAATAAGGTTGAGGACATTCTGCAGCGAGTCGAGATGTTGAACAAACCTGATGTGTCGTTAGAGACTGCGCATGATGTGCTTGCTGAGTTGAAG GAATCCTACCCCCTAGAATACGAGATGTTCGGCCTAGGCACAATTGCTGGCAACATCGTGAGTCCCTTACTCAGTTCGATGATAGCAGCCTGGGATCCGTTGCAAGTACCTGATGAACCCATACCCACCTTCCTGAAGTGGAGGAAACTGCTGACTGAAGAGGCGTATAATAGTTTGTTGTGGCAACATTATATACCGCAGTTGACGGCTGCTGCTGA ATCATGGAACCCCCGCTCCCCAACCAAGATGCTTCAGGCAGTGACTCTGTGGCAGCCGGCCTGCCCGGGCTGGGTGTCGGGCGCCGGCGTGGCCCGCGCCGTGCTGCCGCGCCTGCTGGCCGCCGTCCGCGCCTGGGACCCCACCCACGACACCCTGCCGCTGCACACCTGGGTGCTGCCCTGGCATGACATCGCAGGTATAACTGTTGAACTCTCTGCCGCCGTCCGCGCCTGGGACCCCACCCACGACACCCTGCCGCTGCACACCTGGGTGCTGCCCTGGCATGACATCGCAGGTATAACTGTTGAACTCTCTGCCGCCGTCCGCGCCTGGGACCCCACCCACGACACCCTGCCGCTGCACACCTGGGTGCTGCCCTGGCATGACATCGCAGGTATAACTGTTGAACTCTCTGCCGCCGTCCGCGCCTGGGACCCCACCCACGACACCCTGCCGCTGCACACCTGGGTGCTGCCCTGGCATGACATCGCAG GTGAAGCACTAGCCAGTTCAGTGTACCCCCTCATCCGGTCCCGCCTCGCCGCGGCACTGTCAGCGTGGCACCCCGCGGACTCGTCAGCGCGCGGGGTGCTGGGCGCGTGGGCCGCCGCGTGGGGCCCGGCGCTGGGGGCCCTGCTGCACCAGCACATCGTGCCCAAGCTAGACCACTGTTTGCAGCACGCGCCGCTCGAGCTCGTCGGCAGAGAGAACA CGGCGTGGCTGTGGTGCGTGGAGTGGCTGGAGCTGCTGGGCGCGAGCACGgtggcggcgctggcggcgcgggcgctgctGCCGCGCTGgctggcggcgctggcggccTGGCTCAACACCAACCCGCCACACGCTACCGTGCTCAACTCTTATACTGATTTTAAG AAAATGTTTCCCGAAGAAGTGCTAAAAGAACCAGCGGTGCGTGACGCCTTCCGCAAAGCATTGGACATGATGAACCGAAGCGCTGACTTAGAGTCCGTCGAACCACCTCCTCCGCCCCGCTTCACTATGCCCGAGCCTAAGGAAACTTCTAGAATCGCTGACGTCATTGCCTCAGCAACCCAAGCGAAATCCTTCTCAGAACTACTCGAAACGAGGTGCATCGAAAAAGGCATTACCTTCGTACCTATTGCCGGTAAAACCAGGGAAGGAAGACCGTTGTACAAGATAGGAGAATTGCAGTGTTATGTAATAAGAAATGTGATCATGTATTCTAATGATAGTGGCAGGACTTTCAGCCCCATTAGCATGGATAAACTTCTAAGTATGGTCGAAGATTAA
- the LOC124640753 gene encoding mitochondrial pyruvate carrier 2-like, whose translation MSSKLYKAIITFAEKFVPNALRPLWEHPAGPKTIFFWAPFGKWGLVIAGFGDINRPVEKLSVRQCGSLALTGTLWARWSLIIIPKNYSLFFANCFVAVTGFYQLSRIYLYERRLEEEKKLKEKEKK comes from the exons ATGTCTTCTAAACTATACAAAGCTATTATAACGTTCGCAGAAAAGTTTGTTCCTAACGCCCTCCGGCCCTTGTGGGAACATCCAGCTG GTcctaaaacaattttcttctggGCGCCCTTCGGAAAATGG GGTTTGGTGATTGCTGGCTTCGGAGACATAAACCGTCCTGTGGAGAAATTGTCTGTGCGGCAATGCGGGTCCCTGGCTCTCACCGGCACTCTATGGGCGCGATGGTCGCTCATTATCATCCCAAAAAATTACAGCCTCTTCTTTGCTAATTGTTTCGTTGCTGTAACAGGCTTTTACCAACTTTCGAGGATATACTTGTACGAAAGGCGGCTCGAAGAAGAAaagaaattgaaagaaaaagaGAAAAAGTAA
- the LOC124640754 gene encoding mitochondrial pyruvate carrier 2-like — MSRVYKSIITIADRFVPGSMRPMWEHPAGPKTIFFWAPAFKWGLVIAGLGDLNRPVESLSIRQSASLAATGIIWSRYSLVIIPKNYSLFAVNVFVACTSVYQLSRAYMYHRDQEKLKQAPAQ, encoded by the exons ATGTCGAGAGTGTACAAATCAATTATAACTATTGCGGACAGGTTTGTCCCAGGTTCCATGCGTCCTATGTGGGAACATCCTGCTG GACCTAAAACAATATTCTTCTGGGCGCCTGCCTTCAAATGG GGTTTGGTGATAGCTGGGTTGGGTGACTTGAATCGACCTGTCGAGTCCTTGTCTATCCGCCAGTCCGCATCACTAGCGGCCACCGGCATTATCTGGTCCCGATACTCCCTAGTTATTATACCTAAAAACTACAGCCTCTTTGCTGTCAATGTATTTGTAGCTTGTACTAGTGTATACCAATTGTCGAGAGCTTATATGTATCATAGGGATCAGGAAAAATTAAAACAGGCCCCCGCGCAGTAA
- the LOC124640824 gene encoding uncharacterized protein LOC124640824 has translation MGTSTMGSDLHSDKQDKLLKLQARKKELEQILAAKNEELYKLCVQEVQLTGIMPPEAPLSPEVPQRERLGSIKSVDRSTDGNDVQDGSDNSSRRLRAATGDRTMEAEANLRKNLSHRLSTPSISGVSTKSAHSRHVRRPETSCSNFFPSPPQERNTDTFSIHTSHTYPALAGRHEPMNDNLQNDMQQGTIYRHHTMTNDYMNKIYCNNTPEAHNVSRLRETHFSSSHPDITTHYTHGSMAPHPAQNGMRNTPLLYQYASHLKAQSQHLTGLAHQHQMQQSKRRAEGVRRNTLQRTQTYHLTSHSDYNQLHLENMKHEPPMVMYQHRSQPDIQEQPHMPIERTAVVPNTLPLREHNTIKHPMHMQLQVSTDDYIRDDRRHYADQLTPISTKSYNFDPVGMNKFSPLSQADMKVKEKQWYETSLDSPTKSEASLLKKSSSLKRTSSVGNSQAYEIMISTGRHSAMQSPNQMPQSPPVLSPGAVSLESPKNLTVIEQGKCIPYREETKPFEMSDFYKYSTKFRQAIVQKSVPSNPGPSLNSGYNKLPMELPQYAQEHWHGQTN, from the coding sequence ATGGGTACGAGCACAATGGGAAGCGATTTGCATTCTGATAAACAGGACAAGTTGCTCAAGCTTCAAGCTCGAAAAAAGGAATTGGAGCAGATACTTGCGGCCAAAAACGAGgaactttataaattatgtgTTCAAGAAGTGCAATTAACCGGCATTATGCCACCAGAAGCGCCCTTAAGCCCCGAAGTGCCTCAAAGAGAAAGATTAGGAAGTATAAAGAGTGTCGATAGGTCAACAGACGGCAATGACGTTCAAGATGGATCGGATAACTCGTCCAGGCGCCTCAGAGCCGCCACAGGTGACCGCACGATGGAAGCAGAAGCTAACTTACGTAAAAATCTTTCACATAGACTATCCACGCCGTCAATATCCGGTGTTTCAACAAAAAGTGCACATTCAAGACATGTCCGACGTCCAGAAACTAGCTGTTCTAACTTCTTCCCTTCTCCTCCACAAGAGCGCAACACTGATACATTCTCCATTCATACATCCCATACGTACCCTGCACTAGCAGGAAGACATGAGCCTATGAATGACAACCTTCAGAATGACATGCAGCAAGGTACCATTTACAGGCACCACACCATGACAAATGATTACATGAATAAAATCTATTGCAACAATACTCCTGAAGCTCATAATGTATCTAGATTACGAGAGACTCATTTTAGCTCGAGCCATCCTGACATAACTACACACTACACTCATGGCAGTATGGCTCCACATCCAGCACAAAATGGAATGCGTAATACACCTTTGTTATACCAATACGCATCACATTTGAAGGCACAGAGTCAGCACCTCACTGGATTGGCTCATCAGCATCAAATGCAACAATCTAAGAGGCGAGCGGAAGGTGTTCGACGCAACACATTGCAGAGGACTCAGACTTACCATTTAACATCCCACAGTGATTATAATCAGTTACATTTAGAGAACATGAAACATGAACCACCAATGGTGATGTATCAGCATAGGTCACAACCTGATATTCAAGAGCAGCCTCATATGCCTATAGAAAGGACTGCTGTTGTTCCAAATACATTACCTTTACGGGAGCATAATACCATCAAACATCCTATGCACATGCAGCTACAAGTGTCTACTGATGACTATATCAGAGATGATAGAAGACACTACGCTGATCAATTAACTCCAATTAGTACAAAATCTTACAATTTTGACCCTGTTGGTATGAACAAGTTCTCACCACTCTCTCAAGCAGATATGAAAGTGAAAGAGAAGCAATGGTACGAAACTTCATTAGATTCGCCAACAAAATCTGAAGCGTCTCTTCTTAAAAAGAGTTCAAGCTTGAAGAGGACTTCCAGTGTAGGAAATTCGCAAGCGTATGAGATCATGATCTCTACTGGCCGACACTCGGCCATGCAGAGCCCTAACCAGATGCCACAAAGTCCTCCAGTGCTATCCCCTGGTGCAGTTTCCTTGGAGTCACCTAAAAACCTAACAGTGATTGAACAAGGAAAATGTATACCATACAGAGAAGAGACTAAGCCTTTTGAAATGTCTGATTTTTACAAATATTCTACTAAATTTAGGCAAGCTATTGTTCAAAAAAGTGTCCCAAGTAATCCTGGTCCAAGCTTAAACTCAGGGTATAATAAATTGCCTATGGAATTGCCACAGTATGCTCAAGAACATTGGCACGGCCAAACTAATTGA
- the LOC124640825 gene encoding uncharacterized protein LOC124640825, with protein MKAFIVLCSVISIVYCKTLGPHSRQHKFSGNQRCVNMWDEGCINGQLPGAGNDDDYLNGGFNPGKRCVNMWDEGCVNGQLNGAGNDDNYLNGGFNPGKRCVNMWDEGCVNGQLNGAGNDDDYLNGGFNPGKRSLHSLLQKLHNYEHHE; from the exons ATGAAGGCATTTATTGTGCTCTGCAGTGTAATTTCCATAGTTTATTGCAAAACTTTGGGACCGCATTCGAGGCAACACAAAT TTTCAGGCAATCAAAGATGTGTCAACATGTGGGACGAAGGATGTATCAACGGCCAGCTTCCCGGAGCTG GCAACGATGATGACTATCTGAACGGCGGCTTCAACCCTGGCAAGCGATGTGTCAACATGTGGGATGAAGGGTGCGTCAATGGACAACTCAACGGGGCCG GCAACGACGATAACTATCTGAACGGAGGCTTCAACCCTGGCAAGCGATGTGTCAACATGTGGGATGAAGGATGCGTCAATGGACAACTCAACGGTGCCG GAAACGACGATGACTATTTGAACGGCGGCTTCAACCCTGGCAAGAGGTCCCTCCACAGCCTTCTGCAAAAGCTGCATAATTATGAACACCATGAATAA